Genomic DNA from Peribacillus simplex:
AAACTAATTTAGAGTTCGAGTTCAATTTTTCATCTCCTTTATGAGTATATATCCAGTATAAAATTTTTAAACATGTAATCTATAGGTCTTTATACCTTAAATTAAAGGTAAATAATGTGAAATGGGAGAAATAATATTTATTATGGAAGTTTAAAGAGTCCGGAATTAAGAAATATTTAATCTAACCAGCATATTAGACTTTTTAAAAGCTAAATGCTAAAGTGAAATGGTCTAAGTCATGAAAAAATAAAATGGTAGAAGAGTGTGAAGTTCTATGAGTAAATTTATAAAAGACTATATGATTACGATGAAGGATATCGTTAAAGAAGGGGATCCCATTCTGCGTCAGGTGACGGATGAAGTTAGCCTGCCAATTTCGGATGAAGATCGTGAAACATTGGAATGCATGATGCAATACCTGAAAAATAGTCAGGATCCAAAACTCCAAAAGAAGTTCAACTTGCGTGAAGGAGTTGGGTTGTCTGCAAATCAGATAGGCTTGAATAAACGCATGTTCGTCATGTATTTTCCCGACGAAAAGGGGAAGCTGTTTGAATATGCCCTTGTAAATCCGAAAATCATCAGTCATTCGGCCACAATGATCTATTTACCGCAAAGTGAAGGCTGCCTTTCTGTCGACCGTGATATTAAAGGTTATGTACCGCGTTATGAACGGGTTAAAATTAAAGCGGTGGATGGTAATGGCGAGGAAATAGAGATGCGGCTGAAGGGCTTTGCTGCAATCGTTTTTCAGCATGAGTTAGATCATTTAAACGGGATGATGTTTTATGACCGGATCAACACCGAAAATCCTTTCAAGCTTCCGGAAAACGTGGAAGTGAAAAGTCTGTAAGGTCAAAAAAGGCAAAGCGCCATGCTTTGCCTTTTTACCGTTTTATGGCTGCGGAAGCATATCCTCTTCCATATGCTTTTGCAAATCACTGAATATGGCCAGGGTGATTTGCTGGTACCGTTCTGAAGTGAAGTGGATGCCATCAACATTGATCAAGCGGACCAAGTAGCCGGAGGATTTGAACACCTCTAGTTCCGCTGCAAGGTATTTCAATAGTAGTAGAAAGGTTTTTCGGAAAAAAAGCGCTGCAAGTGCAGCGCTTTTTGTTTATTGCAATGATTCCTTTTTTGAAGGTGTTTCCACTCTTGTTTTTCCCATGAAGAACACAGTGACTGCAGCAAGACCGATCGGAATGAGGGCCAAGGTGAATATCAATGAAATCGAATCGGACATCGCATGAACGATTTTATCCAGGATAAAGTCCGGAATCTCGGCACGTGCATCCGATTGGAAGAGCTCACGTGGGTCATCCATCAATCCGGCTGTATCCGGACCTCCTTGCATTCCTTTAAACGCATCCGTCATTTTACTGGTGAATACATTAGTCTGAATCGCTCCATAAATCGTTACACCGAGTGTCATCCCAAAAGAACGGAGGAATGAGTTTGTGGAGTTGGCCGACCCCCTGAACCTAGGTTCCAAGTTGTGAATGGACGCAATAGGCAAAAGCGAGAAGGAAAAGCCCATTCCAAATCCAGTCAGAATCATGTACATGGTTAATAAAGTCCTGCTGGTATCAGGGGTGATGGTCCCTAATAGAAGCATTCCTGCAAAATAACAGATGACGGAAATCGTCATTAAGTTGCGAAAGCTTGTTTTTGTATTGAATATCCCGCCAACTGCACTGCCGATTACAGAACCAAGCATCATGGGAGTTAGGATCAATCCGGCATTTGTTGCGGAACCACCATAGACTGCCTGAACGAAAATCGGGATATAGACGGTTAAAATAATGAATGTACCGCCATAAAGAATGGCTAAAATCTGAGAAGTGGCAAATAATCGCCTTTTAAACAGCCATAATGAAATGATTGGATCTTTGGCTCTTTTTTCGAAAAAGAAAAATGAAACGAAGAAAACCACAAAACTGGCAAACAGACCTATGATAGGAGAGGAACTCCAGCCATACTCCCCGCCCAGTTCGAGAGCGAACATTAAGCTGATAACAGCAATGACGAGAGTTGCTGCGCCACCCCAATCAATTTTTTGCTCTTGGTTGTTGGGTGACTCCTTGTAATAATTCCAGATGAAAAATAAAGAAATGACCCCAATCGGAACATTGACGTAGAAAATCCAGTGCCAGCTGGAGTATTCAGTAATATAAGCACCTAAAAGCGGTCCCAATACACTTGAGGCCCCAAATACAGCGCCGAAAAGGCCAGTTAATTTCCCGCGTTTTTCAGGTGGGAAAATATCAAAAATGATCGTAAAGGCTATAGGCATCAAAGCGCCTCCGCCTATCCCCTGGATTGCACGGAAGATACTTAACTGCACGATGCTCTGAGCCATGCCGCATAATGCGGAACCGACCAAAAAGACTATAAGTCCAAAAATAAAAAACCGCTTTCTTCCATACATGTCGGAAAGCTTACCGAAAATCGGCATACTTGCCATAGTTGCGACCATATAGGCAGATGTCACCCATACAAACTTATCGAACCCGCCTAAATCAGAAACGATCGTTCCCATTGCAGTCGCAACAATCGTATTATCCATTGCTGACATCAAGATACCCAATAGTAAACCGGCAACAATGAACTTTTGTTTTTTTTGATTGTTCATTTATTTTCCTCCTTCAAATCAACCAGCTAATGAATTTCCTTTACATGGTTGAAGGGTAAACGTTAAGATGAAACAAAATATTTATCTTGAAAATCAAGATAAATTTAAGTGTAAAAGGGGTGGCATTTTATGTCAAGCGATAATGGGTTGAATGCAGCTCTGTTAGAGAGTTTAACACACAGATTGCAGCGGTATGGAATGAGGTCCGTTTTATTTCAACAAAACATGGCCCAGAAAATAGGGGTTTCCCATACGGACTTGAAGAGTGCTGAAATATTGAATGAAACAGGACCGATTACCGCCGGTGAATTATCCAAAATTACAGGATTGAGCACGGGATCGGTTACGGCACTGATCAATCGCCTTGAGAGATCCGGTTATGTTAAAAGAGAACGAGATCAATTGGATGGAAGAAGGGTAATGATTGCACCGATACCCGAAAGGCAGGAACAGATTAAATCGCACTATCAATCGCTCTCAATGGCAACCAAGGAGTTATGTTCGGCTTATAATGAGCAAGAGCTAATGTTAATCAATAAATTTATTGAGGATATCACAAAAATCATGGACAAAGAAAATGACAAGTTAATGAGTGAGCGTGAAAGGTAGCTGATATATAGGCTGCCTTTTTTATTTTTAGCGTGGCTTATCATCCGAAAGGAAAAGGGGTAGAGCTGAATATTTTGGAAGAGAATGCACAATGTTATGTTTCCATTAAAATATATATTGATAATGAATTTCATTATCTGCTAATATGAATCTACAAATCATTTCAAAGGGAGAATTCAATATGAAGAAAGCAAAGGCGTCATTAGCAGTCTTACTATCAACCAGTCTATTATTTGGCTGTGCGCAGAAACAGGAAGGAACTGAACCGGCAGATGATAAGGCCAAAGAAGTGGGTGCGAGTAAGCTAGATGGTGTATCTAGCGAGTACCGGGAATATGCCATTGGTGAAATAGAAGAGTTCGTAAACGCAACGGAAGAATTCACTACGGCCGTATCTGCCGGTGATATTGAAAAGGCGAAGGAATTATACGCACCAGCACGGATGCATTATGAGAGAGCGGAACCCATCGCTGAAGTTTTTGGCGATCTTGATCCCAAAATCGATGCGCGTGAAGGGGATGTCAAAGATGAAGAATGGGGCGGTTACCATAGGATTGAAATGGGATTATGGAAAGAAAATACAACGAAAGGATACGAAAAGTATGCAGAGCAATTAATGAGTGATGTCAATTT
This window encodes:
- the def gene encoding peptide deformylase, with the translated sequence MSKFIKDYMITMKDIVKEGDPILRQVTDEVSLPISDEDRETLECMMQYLKNSQDPKLQKKFNLREGVGLSANQIGLNKRMFVMYFPDEKGKLFEYALVNPKIISHSATMIYLPQSEGCLSVDRDIKGYVPRYERVKIKAVDGNGEEIEMRLKGFAAIVFQHELDHLNGMMFYDRINTENPFKLPENVEVKSL
- a CDS encoding MDR family MFS transporter — protein: MNNQKKQKFIVAGLLLGILMSAMDNTIVATAMGTIVSDLGGFDKFVWVTSAYMVATMASMPIFGKLSDMYGRKRFFIFGLIVFLVGSALCGMAQSIVQLSIFRAIQGIGGGALMPIAFTIIFDIFPPEKRGKLTGLFGAVFGASSVLGPLLGAYITEYSSWHWIFYVNVPIGVISLFFIWNYYKESPNNQEQKIDWGGAATLVIAVISLMFALELGGEYGWSSSPIIGLFASFVVFFVSFFFFEKRAKDPIISLWLFKRRLFATSQILAILYGGTFIILTVYIPIFVQAVYGGSATNAGLILTPMMLGSVIGSAVGGIFNTKTSFRNLMTISVICYFAGMLLLGTITPDTSRTLLTMYMILTGFGMGFSFSLLPIASIHNLEPRFRGSANSTNSFLRSFGMTLGVTIYGAIQTNVFTSKMTDAFKGMQGGPDTAGLMDDPRELFQSDARAEIPDFILDKIVHAMSDSISLIFTLALIPIGLAAVTVFFMGKTRVETPSKKESLQ
- a CDS encoding MarR family winged helix-turn-helix transcriptional regulator, which codes for MSSDNGLNAALLESLTHRLQRYGMRSVLFQQNMAQKIGVSHTDLKSAEILNETGPITAGELSKITGLSTGSVTALINRLERSGYVKRERDQLDGRRVMIAPIPERQEQIKSHYQSLSMATKELCSAYNEQELMLINKFIEDITKIMDKENDKLMSERER
- the efeO gene encoding iron uptake system protein EfeO, which codes for MKKAKASLAVLLSTSLLFGCAQKQEGTEPADDKAKEVGASKLDGVSSEYREYAIGEIEEFVNATEEFTTAVSAGDIEKAKELYAPARMHYERAEPIAEVFGDLDPKIDAREGDVKDEEWGGYHRIEMGLWKENTTKGYEKYAEQLMSDVNLLRAKVETVEVTPDLLITGAVDLLNEVSTSKVTGEEDRYSHTDLYDFVANVEGAEKIYELLTPALKEKDEKLAEEIQKRFDDVYGLLEKHKEGNGYISYTDLKESEVKELSQAIDALAEPLSQIGIVTEES